A stretch of the Agromyces larvae genome encodes the following:
- a CDS encoding LGFP repeat-containing protein has protein sequence MPQPEPCYIHRQGEAVRAMTRGLREGDSVADATTFGGVRQRGRIIGILVATLALVAGLIAIPQQSSIAANGSDFDPGFIIADDLFYDGAAMSAGQVQSFLNARVPQCRAGYVCLKAYSQDTASRAGEAGRCGGYAGAPGESAATIIAKVGAACGVSQKVLLVLLEKEQSLVTDDWPTSRQYRSATGYGCPDTADCDAAYYGFFNQVWMAALQFKRYQANPGGWRHIAGRTVNVLFHPNAACGSGPVYIMNAATAGLYNYTPYQPNAAALANLYGTGDGCSSYGNRNFWRIYTDWFGPTKIGPQYFIEKTYRDYGAEAGVLGPAVTDIRSFTANGGGAVRGYQNGAIAWSAPRGAFAIMVAIRATYGAWGGVEGWIGWPASGANSISAHGGGTVQAFQFAAIASSQTGTWPIPNANRTALAAVGGIDGEFGWPMGENVCDAQSRCIQAFQGGSVYGRTGAAFGLPASIRAVFETNGGRTGAFGEPTSNPNRIEANGGGRAQGFEKGAIVESPAGTFAVTGGIRTAFNAAGGIGGVPGWPVAAAACDAGGACSQRFQHGSAFSSSDGAAWFIDERLAGEYAALRATLGKPTSGTNAIAANGGGIVQGYEGGAIAWSSTGGAHAITGVLRTQYNALGGIAGQPGWPTGSATCAAGVCTQRFAGGLMVSSAQRGSLVISQATDRYLAAGGPTGSLGWPTTGGIRFEASGGGFVQAFEQGAIAASASGAYVVSGGVRAFYNERGGITGPLGWPASEMTCDSAGTCSQQFQNGRIVWSPIGGGRVE, from the coding sequence ATGCCCCAGCCGGAGCCTTGCTACATTCATAGGCAAGGGGAAGCAGTCCGAGCGATGACGCGAGGGCTGCGAGAGGGGGACTCCGTGGCGGATGCAACGACCTTCGGCGGTGTCCGGCAGAGAGGCCGGATCATCGGCATCCTGGTGGCGACGCTCGCGCTCGTCGCGGGTCTCATCGCCATCCCGCAGCAGTCGTCGATCGCGGCCAACGGATCCGATTTCGACCCGGGGTTCATCATCGCCGACGATCTCTTCTACGACGGAGCCGCGATGTCCGCCGGTCAGGTCCAGTCCTTCCTGAACGCTCGCGTTCCGCAGTGCCGTGCCGGCTACGTGTGCCTGAAGGCCTACTCGCAAGACACCGCGTCCCGCGCCGGCGAAGCCGGCCGCTGCGGTGGATACGCCGGGGCTCCCGGGGAGTCGGCCGCGACGATCATCGCGAAGGTCGGAGCGGCGTGCGGCGTGAGCCAGAAGGTACTGCTCGTGCTGCTCGAGAAGGAGCAGAGTCTCGTGACCGACGACTGGCCGACATCGCGCCAGTACCGATCCGCAACAGGGTACGGATGTCCCGACACCGCGGATTGCGACGCGGCATACTACGGCTTCTTCAATCAGGTCTGGATGGCTGCGCTCCAGTTCAAGCGCTATCAGGCGAATCCGGGTGGGTGGCGTCACATCGCCGGTCGCACGGTCAACGTGCTCTTCCATCCCAACGCGGCGTGCGGCAGCGGCCCCGTCTACATCATGAACGCCGCCACCGCCGGTCTGTACAACTACACGCCCTACCAGCCGAACGCCGCGGCGCTCGCAAACCTCTACGGCACGGGCGACGGGTGCAGCTCGTACGGCAACCGGAACTTCTGGCGGATCTACACGGACTGGTTCGGGCCGACGAAGATCGGACCGCAGTACTTCATCGAGAAGACCTACCGGGACTACGGCGCTGAGGCGGGCGTGCTGGGGCCCGCGGTCACGGACATCCGGAGCTTCACGGCGAATGGCGGGGGCGCCGTGCGCGGATACCAGAACGGCGCGATCGCCTGGTCCGCCCCCCGGGGTGCGTTCGCGATCATGGTGGCGATCAGGGCGACCTACGGCGCGTGGGGCGGGGTCGAGGGCTGGATTGGCTGGCCAGCCTCGGGGGCGAACTCGATCTCGGCGCACGGGGGCGGCACGGTGCAGGCCTTCCAGTTCGCCGCGATCGCCTCCTCGCAGACGGGAACGTGGCCGATTCCGAACGCCAACCGCACGGCGCTTGCCGCGGTCGGCGGGATCGACGGCGAGTTCGGATGGCCCATGGGCGAGAACGTCTGCGACGCCCAGTCCCGCTGCATCCAGGCGTTCCAGGGCGGATCGGTCTACGGACGGACCGGCGCCGCGTTCGGGCTCCCGGCGAGCATTCGCGCCGTCTTCGAGACGAACGGCGGGCGGACCGGAGCATTCGGCGAGCCGACGAGCAATCCGAACCGGATCGAGGCGAACGGCGGCGGCCGCGCGCAGGGGTTCGAGAAGGGCGCGATCGTCGAGTCGCCGGCCGGCACCTTCGCCGTGACCGGAGGCATCCGGACGGCGTTCAACGCGGCCGGCGGAATCGGCGGCGTCCCCGGATGGCCGGTCGCCGCAGCGGCCTGCGACGCAGGCGGCGCGTGCTCGCAGCGCTTCCAGCACGGCAGCGCATTCTCCTCGTCCGACGGCGCCGCATGGTTCATCGACGAACGACTCGCTGGCGAGTACGCCGCTCTGCGTGCGACACTCGGCAAACCGACGTCGGGCACGAACGCGATCGCCGCGAACGGAGGCGGGATCGTCCAGGGCTACGAGGGTGGGGCGATCGCGTGGTCGTCTACCGGTGGAGCCCACGCCATCACGGGAGTGCTGAGGACGCAGTACAACGCGCTCGGCGGAATCGCGGGGCAACCCGGCTGGCCGACCGGTTCCGCGACCTGCGCCGCGGGCGTGTGCACCCAGCGGTTCGCAGGTGGACTCATGGTCTCGAGCGCCCAACGCGGCTCGCTCGTCATCTCGCAGGCGACGGACCGGTATCTCGCGGCCGGCGGACCGACGGGCTCGCTCGGATGGCCGACCACCGGCGGGATCCGCTTCGAGGCCTCGGGCGGGGGCTTCGTCCAGGCCTTCGAGCAGGGCGCCATCGCGGCGAGCGCCTCCGGCGCCTACGTGGTCTCCGGTGGAGTGCGCGCGTTCTACAACGAGCGCGGCGGGATCACTGGTCCGCTCGGATGGCCAGCGAGCGAGATGACGTGCGATTCCGCGGGGACGTGCAGCCAGCAGTTCCAGAACGGCCGCATCGTGTGGTCTCCCATCGGGGGCGGGCGCGTCGAGTGA
- a CDS encoding glycosyltransferase family 2 protein → MLADSLDHLGGFADAIVVFDDASTDATVEIARRHPKVHRVIVNRRWRSPNRIWEETANRRALYRAARRLHPEWVFYADADERFVGDIRGTLRSPRFADVQGVRIELFDAYMTADDHEPYVSGRPLLDFREYFGVERRRILMAWRPSAGVDYRLPDSREPQGIHGRIEVDFRCQHYGKALSIEQWDETCRYYIDNFPPVYQERWRARLGKAIHARSDFDTELRRWDDVLQHAEDI, encoded by the coding sequence CTGCTCGCGGACTCGCTCGATCATCTGGGAGGTTTCGCCGATGCGATCGTCGTGTTCGACGATGCGAGCACGGATGCCACCGTCGAGATCGCGCGCCGGCATCCGAAGGTGCATCGAGTGATCGTCAATCGCCGTTGGCGCTCGCCGAATCGGATCTGGGAGGAGACGGCGAATCGGCGCGCCCTGTATCGTGCCGCCCGTCGGCTTCATCCCGAATGGGTGTTCTACGCCGACGCCGACGAACGCTTCGTCGGCGACATTCGGGGCACGCTGCGTTCACCGCGCTTCGCGGATGTCCAGGGGGTGCGCATCGAGCTCTTCGACGCCTACATGACCGCCGACGACCACGAGCCGTACGTCTCCGGCCGTCCCCTGCTCGACTTCCGTGAGTACTTCGGCGTGGAGCGGCGTCGCATCCTCATGGCCTGGCGCCCTTCGGCCGGCGTCGACTACCGACTGCCGGATTCGCGCGAACCGCAAGGCATCCACGGCCGAATCGAGGTCGACTTCCGGTGCCAGCACTACGGCAAGGCGCTCTCGATCGAGCAGTGGGACGAGACGTGCCGCTACTACATCGACAACTTCCCGCCCGTGTACCAGGAACGCTGGCGGGCCCGGCTCGGAAAGGCGATCCACGCGAGATCCGACTTCGACACCGAACTGCGCCGCTGGGACGACGTCCTCCAGCACGCGGAAGACATCTGA
- a CDS encoding glycosyltransferase, with product MTEVSVIIPTNRIDRWLDDAIESVLASRGVEVVLVVVLDGIPVDESRPWADDPRVEIVPLPENVGQTVAMNTGVRASRTSYVARLDSDDLVDPDRLALQADHLDRHPDSPAVGSAVIRIDEHSRVTGEVALPTGDDIRPTLLLSNTVAHSSLLFRRSAFDAVGGYDERLRQMEDYDFILRIARSGPIANLPRPLIRYRVHSGQTSRGATPRGRHIDAVSRGRLELARSIGASPVLTRVKLSAWRALQFLRYHRLVRPGHER from the coding sequence GTGACCGAAGTGAGCGTGATCATCCCGACGAATCGGATCGACCGGTGGCTCGACGATGCGATCGAGTCGGTGCTCGCCAGCCGAGGCGTCGAGGTCGTGCTCGTCGTCGTCCTCGACGGGATCCCCGTCGACGAGTCCCGTCCGTGGGCCGACGACCCCCGGGTCGAGATCGTCCCGCTCCCCGAGAACGTCGGTCAGACCGTCGCGATGAACACGGGCGTCCGGGCGTCCCGCACTTCGTACGTGGCACGACTCGATAGCGACGACCTCGTCGATCCCGATCGGCTCGCGCTCCAGGCCGACCATCTCGACCGCCATCCCGACTCGCCGGCGGTCGGGTCGGCCGTCATCAGGATCGACGAGCATTCGCGAGTGACCGGCGAGGTCGCCCTTCCTACGGGCGACGACATCCGCCCCACTCTGCTGCTGTCGAACACCGTGGCGCATTCGTCGCTGCTCTTCCGCCGGTCAGCGTTCGATGCGGTCGGCGGGTACGACGAGCGACTCCGCCAGATGGAAGACTACGACTTCATCTTGCGCATCGCGCGCTCCGGCCCGATCGCGAACCTTCCCCGACCCCTCATCCGGTATCGCGTGCACTCCGGTCAGACGAGCCGGGGCGCCACTCCTCGCGGGCGGCACATCGACGCCGTGAGCCGTGGTCGTCTCGAGCTCGCCCGGTCGATCGGCGCATCGCCGGTGTTGACCCGGGTGAAACTGTCCGCGTGGCGCGCCCTGCAATTCCTCCGCTACCACCGCCTGGTGAGACCCGGGCACGAGCGCTGA
- a CDS encoding NAD-dependent epimerase/dehydratase family protein — protein MARAVVIGANGFIGSHLVDGLVREGHDVRAFDRFSSRRATFTSDSVEVVTGEFLSRADLEAAVEGQEYVFHFLSTTTPATAEADPTLDIRTNVAQTVELLESCAAAGVEHLYFASTGGAIYGDQGLAEYSESDRALPISPYAIGKLTIEHFLHYFQATHGLRSTVLRVSNPFGTRQKPNSKQGLIPIALRQIALGRPVVRFGDGSMVRDYVYVEDLVKMVLAITGHETAHDLYNLGSGVGYSVNDVFDSIRRVTGEEFEIVERPVPPTFVDRVILNTDRYRDEFGEHSLTSLDDGIRLTFDEIREHTDV, from the coding sequence GTGGCTAGAGCGGTCGTCATCGGGGCCAACGGATTCATCGGGTCGCACCTCGTCGACGGTCTCGTGCGTGAAGGTCACGACGTGCGCGCGTTCGATCGTTTCAGCTCTCGGCGTGCCACGTTCACGTCCGACTCCGTCGAAGTGGTGACGGGCGAGTTCTTGAGCCGCGCAGACCTCGAGGCGGCGGTCGAAGGTCAGGAGTACGTCTTCCACTTCCTCTCGACGACGACGCCCGCGACTGCGGAAGCCGATCCCACGCTCGACATCCGCACCAACGTGGCGCAGACGGTCGAGCTGCTCGAATCGTGCGCCGCGGCCGGGGTCGAGCACCTCTATTTCGCTTCCACGGGAGGTGCGATCTACGGCGACCAGGGCCTCGCGGAGTACTCCGAGAGCGACCGCGCTCTGCCGATCTCGCCCTACGCGATCGGCAAGCTCACGATCGAGCACTTCCTCCACTACTTCCAGGCGACGCACGGGCTCCGTTCGACGGTACTCAGGGTGTCGAACCCCTTCGGCACGCGGCAGAAGCCGAACTCCAAGCAGGGGCTCATTCCGATCGCGCTCCGCCAGATCGCGCTCGGGCGTCCGGTCGTGCGGTTCGGCGACGGCTCGATGGTGCGCGACTACGTGTACGTCGAGGATCTCGTCAAGATGGTCCTCGCCATCACCGGGCACGAGACCGCCCACGACCTGTACAACCTGGGAAGCGGTGTCGGGTACTCCGTCAACGACGTGTTCGATTCGATCCGACGCGTTACGGGCGAGGAGTTCGAGATCGTGGAGCGCCCTGTGCCGCCGACGTTCGTCGACCGAGTCATCCTCAACACCGACCGCTACCGCGACGAGTTCGGCGAGCACTCTCTGACCTCGCTCGACGACGGAATCCGCCTGACCTTCGACGAGATTCGAGAGCACACCGATGTCTGA
- a CDS encoding glycosyltransferase family 2 protein: protein MPLFNEATVVRSVVEEARRTFPNIVCIDDGSSDDSVAEAEAGGAVVVKHPTNLGQGAAIRTGLDYALQDPSAEYFVTFDSDGQHQVDDVVGMIGRLKTGDSDIIVGSRFLDGRTKPGFLKSIVLRLAVLFESMSTGVRLTDAHNGLRAMNRHAATVIKIDQNRMAHASEIVAEIGRNKLEYAEFPVHVVYTEYSRSKGQSIWNSVNILNDLFLK from the coding sequence GTGCCCCTCTTCAACGAAGCGACCGTAGTCCGCTCGGTGGTCGAGGAAGCACGCCGGACGTTCCCGAACATCGTCTGCATCGACGACGGAAGCTCCGACGACTCCGTTGCAGAGGCCGAAGCCGGCGGCGCCGTGGTCGTGAAGCACCCGACCAACCTCGGTCAGGGTGCGGCGATCCGCACTGGACTCGACTACGCGCTGCAAGACCCGAGCGCCGAGTACTTCGTGACGTTCGACTCCGACGGACAGCACCAGGTGGATGACGTCGTCGGAATGATCGGACGGTTGAAGACGGGCGACTCCGACATCATCGTCGGTTCGCGCTTCCTCGACGGTCGCACGAAGCCGGGCTTCCTGAAGTCGATCGTCCTCCGTCTCGCGGTGCTGTTCGAGTCGATGAGCACGGGGGTGCGGCTGACCGACGCGCACAATGGCCTGCGAGCGATGAACCGCCACGCCGCGACGGTCATCAAGATCGATCAGAACCGCATGGCTCACGCCTCCGAGATCGTCGCCGAGATCGGCCGCAACAAGCTCGAGTACGCCGAGTTCCCGGTGCACGTCGTGTACACCGAGTACTCGCGGTCCAAGGGGCAATCGATCTGGAACTCGGTCAACATCCTCAACGATCTGTTCCTGAAATAG
- a CDS encoding glycosyltransferase family 4 protein, which yields MTSVAEARAPRRRMHCAAATRLRGEAVRLPEHVLFVVSNYPPHLGGVEFHVQRLAVELVASGHRVTVLTTTTGADVGVSEERGVAVIRIPGRVPVQDILSFPAPGTARRIRSLCRQRDVTVVSTHTRFFPMSFVGARAAARAGIAHVHTEHGSDHVRGVGPIVGLTSRLVDRTIGRRVLRSADAVLAVSDRVQTFVRRLSGREAIVFPNAIDIGPWLAARPSRPRERRRLVFLGRLVPGKGWDDFITTAALLRDRGFEFDAEIIGDGSDRPSVEVAVKRERLDGVVAVRGRVVGADLARALAGSTLVNATRLAEGFQTSLIESVAAGGDVVTYPIAGASTLAEAGAPVCIVAESTPAALATAIAEGRPGRVFDASRLAAWDWQTRARDYATLLASVRAERARVHAKSRR from the coding sequence GTGACCAGCGTAGCCGAGGCCCGTGCCCCTCGACGTAGGATGCACTGTGCCGCAGCCACCCGGTTGCGGGGAGAGGCGGTCCGGTTGCCCGAGCATGTGCTGTTCGTCGTGTCGAACTACCCACCGCACCTCGGAGGAGTGGAGTTCCACGTCCAGCGCCTCGCCGTCGAGCTCGTCGCGTCGGGTCACCGGGTGACTGTGCTCACGACGACGACGGGAGCCGACGTCGGCGTGAGCGAGGAGCGTGGGGTCGCCGTCATCCGGATACCCGGGCGGGTCCCCGTCCAGGACATCCTGAGCTTCCCGGCGCCGGGCACGGCGCGACGCATCCGGTCGCTCTGTCGTCAACGCGACGTCACGGTCGTCTCGACCCATACCCGGTTCTTCCCCATGTCGTTCGTCGGCGCCCGCGCGGCTGCTCGGGCGGGCATTGCCCACGTGCACACCGAGCACGGCTCCGATCACGTGCGGGGCGTCGGACCAATCGTCGGGCTCACGAGCCGCCTCGTCGATCGAACGATCGGTCGCCGTGTTCTTCGCTCGGCGGATGCGGTCCTCGCGGTCTCGGATCGGGTGCAGACCTTCGTCCGGAGGCTGTCGGGCCGCGAGGCGATCGTCTTCCCGAACGCCATCGACATCGGTCCATGGCTCGCTGCTCGTCCGAGTCGGCCGCGCGAGCGTCGACGTCTCGTGTTCCTCGGCCGCCTCGTGCCGGGCAAAGGGTGGGACGATTTCATCACGACCGCGGCACTGCTGCGTGACCGAGGCTTCGAGTTCGATGCCGAGATCATCGGCGACGGCTCGGATCGACCGTCGGTCGAAGTCGCCGTGAAGCGCGAGCGGCTCGACGGCGTGGTCGCCGTACGCGGCCGCGTGGTTGGCGCCGACCTTGCGCGGGCGCTCGCCGGGAGCACGCTCGTCAACGCCACGCGGCTCGCGGAGGGTTTCCAGACCTCCCTGATCGAGTCGGTCGCGGCCGGCGGGGATGTCGTGACCTACCCGATCGCCGGCGCATCCACGCTCGCCGAGGCTGGCGCCCCGGTATGCATCGTGGCGGAGTCGACGCCGGCGGCCCTGGCGACCGCGATCGCCGAAGGGCGCCCCGGGCGCGTGTTCGACGCGTCGAGGCTCGCAGCGTGGGACTGGCAGACCCGGGCTCGCGACTACGCTACTCTCCTCGCGTCCGTCCGCGCCGAACGCGCCCGGGTCCATGCGAAATCTCGCCGGTAG
- a CDS encoding ABC transporter permease — translation MGYLKELASSRELLSNLVLRDIRGQYKRTVLGRLWSLASPLTAMLVYTFVFSFVFRIQPAAGDPSGLNVFALWLLCGLLPWTFFSSAVSTGMASLVGNAGLITKVYFPRIVLPTAAVLTVGYNWLFEMLVLSVALLIAGSFLWPWIPLVILMMVVLAVFATGVALALSVANVYFRDTQYLLTLVLQVWMYLTPIVYPISLVADQSDRLGGLFGTSVTVLDIYSLNPMLHFVTVFRYLMYDNRLPELSDVLACVVWALVSLVGGFLIFRKNEKGLAETL, via the coding sequence ATGGGGTACCTGAAAGAGCTCGCGTCATCGCGCGAGCTGTTGTCGAACCTGGTGCTGCGAGACATCCGAGGGCAGTACAAGCGAACCGTGCTCGGACGACTGTGGTCTCTCGCGAGCCCGCTGACGGCGATGCTCGTGTACACCTTCGTGTTCTCGTTCGTCTTCAGGATCCAGCCCGCCGCAGGAGATCCCAGCGGGCTCAACGTGTTCGCACTCTGGCTCCTGTGCGGACTCCTCCCCTGGACGTTCTTCTCCAGCGCGGTCTCGACCGGCATGGCGTCACTCGTCGGCAACGCGGGCCTCATCACCAAGGTCTACTTCCCCCGAATCGTCCTGCCGACGGCCGCCGTCCTCACGGTCGGCTACAACTGGCTGTTCGAGATGCTCGTGCTCTCGGTGGCATTGCTCATCGCCGGTTCGTTCCTGTGGCCTTGGATCCCGCTCGTCATCCTGATGATGGTCGTGCTCGCCGTCTTCGCGACCGGTGTGGCGCTCGCCCTGTCCGTCGCGAATGTGTACTTCCGCGACACCCAGTACCTGTTGACGCTCGTGCTCCAGGTCTGGATGTATCTCACCCCGATCGTCTACCCGATCAGCCTCGTAGCCGACCAGTCGGATCGCCTCGGAGGGCTGTTCGGCACGTCCGTGACCGTGCTCGACATCTACTCGTTGAACCCGATGCTGCACTTTGTGACCGTGTTCCGGTACCTCATGTACGACAACCGGCTGCCCGAGCTGTCCGACGTGCTCGCGTGCGTGGTCTGGGCGCTCGTCAGTCTGGTCGGCGGATTCTTGATCTTCCGGAAGAACGAGAAGGGACTCGCTGAAACGCTATGA
- a CDS encoding ABC transporter ATP-binding protein → MSKRFRLYHERNQSLKSAVMRRRISVHEDFWALRDVSLEVPMGSTFGLIGSNGSGKSTLLKCLARILYPEQGAITANGKVAALLEVGSGFHPELSGRENVFLNGSILGMSRKEISRKFDEIVAFSGVEQFIDQPVKNYSSGMYVRLGFSVAINVDPDILVVDEVLAVGDAEFQAKCHQKFDDFKRDGKTVILVSHSLSTVESMCDHAAWLNKGTLMTSGDAHSTITAYKNSLSPEAQ, encoded by the coding sequence GTGAGCAAGCGCTTCCGGCTGTACCACGAACGCAACCAGAGCCTGAAGTCGGCGGTCATGCGACGCCGGATCTCGGTGCACGAAGACTTCTGGGCCCTCCGTGACGTGAGCCTCGAGGTGCCGATGGGCTCGACCTTCGGACTCATCGGCAGCAACGGTTCGGGCAAGTCCACGCTGCTGAAGTGCCTCGCGCGAATCCTCTACCCCGAGCAGGGCGCCATCACCGCGAACGGCAAGGTCGCCGCCCTGCTCGAGGTCGGAAGCGGATTCCACCCCGAGCTGTCCGGTCGCGAGAACGTCTTCCTAAACGGTTCGATCCTCGGGATGTCGCGTAAGGAGATCAGTCGAAAGTTCGACGAGATCGTCGCGTTCTCAGGTGTCGAGCAGTTCATCGATCAGCCGGTGAAGAACTACTCGTCGGGCATGTACGTGAGGCTCGGCTTCTCGGTCGCCATCAACGTCGACCCCGACATCCTCGTCGTCGACGAGGTGCTGGCGGTCGGCGACGCCGAGTTCCAGGCGAAGTGCCATCAGAAGTTCGACGACTTCAAGCGCGACGGAAAGACCGTGATCCTCGTGAGCCACTCGCTCTCGACCGTCGAGAGCATGTGCGACCACGCCGCGTGGCTCAACAAGGGAACACTGATGACCTCGGGTGACGCTCACTCGACGATCACCGCATACAAGAACTCGCTGAGCCCGGAAGCGCAGTGA
- a CDS encoding rhamnosyltransferase WsaF family glycosyltransferase, which yields MVGSIGRLVSKAVSGGPRLIVRKVRTAAALVRTQGAGAAYRYARTKLARAAGPQVPTLLVALEDAAAVDWTTIPDRISESITVESGSARIAWIMSPPGRESGGHQNLFRFIEFAERAGHDCRIYLYQADDRPVDVAGVRAMLAASEAYPTLRAPIEVWNRERGVADDTQAIFATGWETAYPSFLDRSHAKRLYFVQDFEPSFYPVGSESILAENTYRFGFHAITAGGWLAHKLRDEYGMAADHFDFAVDTERYRITNDGPRNEIFFYARPVTPRRGFELGLLVLNDFAKLRPDVTINLAGWDVSNWRIPFAHRNLASLQLSELNEVYNRCAAGLVMSLSNMSLLPLELMSSGVTPVVNDGPNNRMVSDNPYIEYVPSSPLAIARKLVEVVERPDAVERSRAMSESVRGVDWAASGDVFVKALEGALRG from the coding sequence GTGGTGGGTTCGATCGGCAGGCTGGTCAGCAAGGCGGTTTCTGGGGGGCCTCGGCTCATCGTACGAAAAGTACGCACTGCGGCGGCACTCGTGCGCACGCAAGGAGCGGGCGCGGCCTACCGGTACGCGCGCACGAAGCTCGCGCGGGCCGCAGGCCCGCAGGTGCCGACGCTGCTGGTTGCGCTCGAAGACGCGGCCGCTGTCGACTGGACGACGATTCCCGACCGCATCAGCGAGTCGATCACCGTCGAGTCCGGCTCGGCACGTATCGCGTGGATCATGTCGCCTCCGGGCCGCGAGAGCGGTGGGCACCAGAACCTCTTCCGCTTCATCGAGTTCGCCGAGCGTGCCGGCCATGACTGCCGCATCTACCTCTACCAAGCTGACGACCGCCCGGTCGACGTGGCAGGCGTGCGGGCGATGCTCGCCGCGAGCGAAGCGTACCCGACCCTTCGAGCCCCGATCGAGGTGTGGAACCGGGAGCGAGGCGTGGCCGATGACACGCAGGCCATCTTCGCAACGGGCTGGGAGACGGCGTATCCCTCGTTCCTCGACCGCTCGCACGCGAAACGCCTCTACTTCGTGCAGGATTTCGAGCCGAGCTTCTACCCGGTCGGGAGCGAATCCATCCTCGCCGAGAACACCTACCGGTTCGGCTTCCACGCGATCACGGCGGGCGGATGGCTCGCGCACAAGCTCCGCGATGAATACGGCATGGCGGCCGACCACTTCGACTTCGCGGTCGACACCGAGCGGTACCGCATCACGAACGACGGGCCGCGCAACGAGATCTTCTTCTACGCACGGCCGGTGACCCCACGGCGGGGCTTCGAACTCGGGTTGCTCGTGCTGAACGATTTCGCGAAGCTGCGCCCCGATGTGACCATCAACCTGGCAGGCTGGGATGTCTCGAACTGGCGTATTCCGTTCGCGCACCGCAACCTTGCAAGCCTTCAGCTCTCCGAGCTGAACGAGGTCTACAACAGGTGCGCCGCAGGCCTGGTGATGTCGCTGTCCAACATGTCGCTGCTGCCGCTCGAGCTGATGTCGAGCGGCGTCACACCGGTCGTCAACGACGGTCCGAACAACCGCATGGTGTCCGACAACCCGTACATCGAGTACGTACCGTCGTCGCCGCTCGCCATCGCGCGCAAGCTCGTCGAAGTGGTCGAGCGACCCGACGCCGTCGAGCGGTCCCGCGCGATGTCGGAGTCCGTGAGAGGTGTGGACTGGGCCGCTTCCGGCGACGTCTTCGTCAAGGCGCTGGAGGGGGCGCTCCGTGGCTAG
- a CDS encoding glycosyltransferase family A protein, translated as MSDPIATVTILTYNGEEYLERILAQLRAQELDAPFEVLVIDSGSTDSTLDIVRRFPEVRLHEIPNSEFGHGRTRNLAARLANGEFVAYLTHDAIPIGPNWLRELLAPFAIDERIVAVMGKQVPRRECFPLLKYEIQGVFAGFGPDLATSVFYKDDAIDDSALGYLGFYSDVNSAARRDFLLNTIPYRDVRYAEDQLFGRDIIEAGYRKAYAPRAAVEHSNDLTLDEYGKRIFDETVGLRQIGEPIPRMSRRSQIRLTARGIAGDTIRILRDRDYSWRRKLYWLVVNPSFQIRKWSSYRPSTLVDLADDRAIASGSLEHSRKQA; from the coding sequence ATGTCTGACCCGATCGCAACCGTCACCATCCTGACGTACAACGGCGAGGAGTACCTCGAGCGCATCCTCGCCCAGCTTCGGGCGCAAGAGCTCGACGCGCCGTTCGAAGTGCTCGTCATCGACTCCGGCTCGACGGACTCGACGCTCGACATCGTCCGCCGGTTCCCCGAGGTCCGCCTCCACGAGATCCCGAACTCCGAGTTCGGGCACGGGCGCACCCGCAACCTCGCCGCCCGCCTCGCGAACGGCGAGTTCGTCGCCTACCTGACCCACGATGCGATCCCGATCGGGCCGAACTGGCTTCGCGAGCTGCTCGCACCCTTCGCGATCGACGAGCGGATCGTGGCGGTCATGGGCAAGCAGGTTCCGCGTCGGGAGTGCTTTCCGCTGCTCAAGTACGAGATCCAAGGCGTGTTCGCGGGGTTCGGCCCCGACCTCGCGACATCCGTCTTCTACAAGGACGACGCGATCGACGACTCCGCGCTCGGCTACCTCGGTTTCTACTCCGACGTGAACTCGGCTGCCCGCCGGGACTTCCTGCTGAACACTATCCCGTACCGCGACGTCAGGTACGCGGAAGACCAGCTGTTCGGGCGTGACATCATCGAGGCCGGCTACCGCAAGGCATACGCGCCGAGGGCCGCTGTGGAACACTCGAACGACCTGACGCTCGACGAGTACGGCAAGCGGATCTTCGACGAGACGGTCGGGCTTCGCCAGATCGGCGAGCCGATCCCGCGGATGAGTCGGCGCAGCCAGATCAGGCTGACCGCGCGGGGCATCGCAGGCGATACTATCCGGATCCTGCGCGACCGCGACTACAGCTGGCGGCGGAAGCTCTACTGGCTCGTCGTGAACCCGTCGTTCCAGATCCGCAAATGGTCGAGCTATCGCCCGTCGACGCTCGTCGACCTCGCCGATGATCGCGCGATCGCCTCGGGGTCGCTCGAGCACAGCCGAAAACAGGCCTGA